From the genome of Setaria viridis chromosome 1, Setaria_viridis_v4.0, whole genome shotgun sequence:
GCAAAACAATGACTCATTACAAGTAGGTTTCATACTTTCATTAGATTAATAAGGTTTCTATGCATAATACAGAGTAAAATTTTCCATAAATCCAGAAATAAAGCATCTTCAGTTCAGTAGCCATACTCTTGTATTTGAAGCTATCCACTGAACAAAACAAAACGTGATGTCAATATGTCATGAACCATGCTGTTAGTTTTTGCAGTAGAAGTGTGTGACCATCCCAGGATTGATAAAAATTAGAAAATCTGCAATTTACAGCAACACTGGGGTGGCATTCCTGGTAAAATGTATCTATACCAGTGGTATTGTAGGAAATTCAGGAAAAAGAGCTTATGTGGATAAAAGAAGAACCTGGTTCCAGCACTGACTAGTGACTATGACTGATTCTGTAATCTGTACAATTGCCCAATCCTTTGAAAAGCAACCGATGCTCATTCTCCACCTTTTCCAGTTGAAGAGCCCACCATCTCACCAGTATGAGAAGAATTATCATTCTGAAAATACATCCTGGGGTTAGTTCGGAATGCACATAACAAGTATAGGTTCCCGATCTCTATTACCAGAAGTGTGTACTATTACGATATGAAAAAATGGTCACCACCTTGCTCAATGCTACTGCACTTGCAGATAGCGAACTTGCCATTTACCAGTAAAAGTAGTTAGGAAGGCCACCAAGAAATAGTATCTAGCACACTCATGGTCTCATTCATGGGCATTGTACACTCCCAGTTTACCAGATGATACAGAAAGCACTGGGCAGAAATCATATGCCAACTCTACTAGATTACAGGTACAAAGTAGACAGAATTCATATATTCAACAAATGATCGCCGTTAAATTGATATAACATCAAACAGTAGCTCAACAACACTACAAGCATGACCAGTTTTGAACTGGACAGGAACTGAAAATCCAGAGAGTATTTACATCTGAACTTGCGCGCAGTACAACAGTTCTGATTGTGGCTAATGCACCACCTAGTTATGTGCATCCTTGGTATCAAGACTCATGATCTGGTCAAGCAGAAACTGGTGCCCAATCCCCTCAAACATGGCAGGTCTACCACCTGATTGCATTGTACAACAGAAGCAAGTATGTTGCAACTGGATCTACAAATCTCTGGAGCAATAACATTAGAAAACAATCAGGCATCACCTCTTGGCTGAAGATCTGCTTGATGATCAGATATCATCTTTCTTGATGATCAGCTGCACACTAGAGTCACTCAGGCTTCACAAATATCCGCTTATTTACATGACATCCTAATTTCGAAATTCTCCTCCTATTGTAAATATTCAACCCGGACAGGCCGAAACACAAAGTTTCTTGCCTTAGGGGAGCATAGCAAGGTCGCCAATGATACATAGAAGCTAGTCATCGTGCTGATACAGAATGCACCAAGAGACACCCATCCATTTTCTCCATGCCAGCCACCAAGCCAACCACGATGATTGCTTCCTTCCATTTTCCCTTCTGGCATCCTTGCATCCTCAGAGCATCCTTCACCAGTGCATATTCCTGGATTTCCTGCCAATGCTCCTGGGAACTTAGATGTTGGCAAAGGCCCAGACAGACTATTGTAGGAGAGATTAAGGACCTCAAGCTCTGCCATGGCTGCAATGCCAGGAGGCACCTCCCCTGACAGCCCATTATGTGAGAAGTCAAGTGTATGCAACCTCCCCATTCCACCAAGCCCTGCAGGGATCTTCCCAGCCAAGTAATTACAAGAGAGGTTCAAATACTCCAGTCCCTTCATTGCAACCAACCCTTCCGGTATCTCCCCACGGAGTTCATTCCTTGACAGATCTATCCCAGTAGTTGCCTGAAGATCATACACCAGATCCAACTGCCATGAAACCGTATCCACGGATGCTGACACAAACAACTGAGGTGGAAGCACACCCTCTGATGGAATCCCCTGACCACCTCCACTGTTAAGCACTGCACTGGCATTGAACCCACCATCTGGGATGAAACCCACAAACTTATTGCCAGACAAATCAAGCCACTGGAGCAGGGGAAACGAGAACATCCAATCAGGTAGCTGGCCGGAAAGCTGGTTACCAGCCAGCGACAAGAACCTCAAACTCAACCATTTCTCTACAGCACTGCTGAGCTCCCCACTGATGTCATTTCCCGACAAGTCCACTACCTCCAGAGACCTACACCCAGCCAACGGTAGTGGAATCTCTCCAGATATCTTGTTGTTCGACAAATCTAGAACCTTGAGGCTATCAAGAGCGTCAAGCTCCGGCCGCAGCAACCCAGAGAGCCGGTTCCCCCCGAGCCGCAGGTACAGAAGCTGGAAGCAGCCTGCAAGTCCGGCGGGCACTGCACCGGACAGCCGGTTATTTGACAAATCCAGCACCTGCAAGTAGGTCAGGTTCCCGATTCCGGGAGGAATCTCCCCGGACAGCTGGTTGCCCGCGAGGAACAGACCCTGCAGACTCCGTATCGCGGTAATCCCGGCGGGAATCTCGCCGGAGAAGCGATTGTGGGagaggtcgaggaggaggagcgcggagGCGTCGGGGTCGGCGACGATCCGCGGGGGGACGGCGCCGGAGATGGCGTTGCGGGAGAGGTCGAGGGCGGCGAGGCGCGCGGAGAAGGAGAGCCGCGGGGAgagcgggaggcggagggagtTGGCGGAGAGGTTGAGGGCGCGGAGCGCGGGGAGCGAGGACGGCAGGCAGGTGGGGACGGCCCCGGAGAGCGCGTTGCGGGAGaggtcgagcgagacgaggGAGCGCGGGAGGGAGCAGGGGAGCTCCCCCGAGAGCGCGTTGGCGGAGAGGTCGagcgcgcggaggcggcggaggagcgcgagcggcgccgccgggagCGCGCCGGTGAGGTTGAGGCCACGGAGCGCGAGCTCGGcgacggagggggcggcggctggcgccgcggcggggtgGAGCGAGATGCCGACCCAGGACGGCGAGAGCGGGCCGCGCCAGGAGGAAAgcgcggcgcgggagggcggcgtcagggcggcgcggAAGGCCAGGAGCGCCGCGCGGTCGGTGGAGGCGGGGGCCGCGGGGCTGGGCGCGGAGGccagaaggaggaggaggaaggaggtggTGGCAAGGAGGTGGTGGGGAGCGGTCGgcatggcggtggtggtggccggcgtggGGCTGGCCGGTTAGGGTTTTGCGTGGCGGGGTTTgggcgcggccgcggagggAGGTGGTCGGAACTCGGGGCGGGTGAGAGTGGAGCGGTCGAGTGACTCGAGGAGAGTGTGTGCGGGCGTCTGGAAATTTGGGGGGAAAGGTGGCGACGGCGGGTGGAGAGGAATCTGGTTCGggaacggaacggaacggaCGAGAGGCggaggtgcggccggcggccgcgggcccGCGGGCCGGCGAATGTCCGATCTCGGTTGGTGAAGCTTCAGATGTGACCATTCGACCATGCTTTGGTTCTCGGCTCAGTGCAAGTAAAAAAAAGTATGAAAGTGTTTTGACGCTCGATCTGTCAAAATTGTTGGTCACGCACGGCCCATTTCATTCTTTACAATCGATGTTCTTAACGCACTTAGGTGAACACGCTTTTACAAATTTTTGATAGATCCAATTTTCGGTTGTGTACGAAATATTCTAGCATTGCAGTagtctcaattttttttctaacgGCTGTTGGAGTTCTGCATGGCATATATCAGTAGGCAGTAAGCCAAACATGTGGATAGAACTTCCAAAAAAATGCATAGTGACTTTGTGAATCTAATTaactacttcctccattccaaattataggttgattgacttttctaagttcgTAAATATTACTATGCATGCAGAATGTGTCCTATCCTATGCATATAGATAGTACTTTTTAAGTTAGATATATATCTCCACAGATGCTTAGCTGGAGCCTCAATTCTTACATGTATAATGTGTCCTATCATCTAAGCCTTGATCAGGAAGGTTGTTAAGTATAAACATGCACTCCCttcattctaaattgtaggtcgttttagttttgttagattcatagatattattattcatctagatatagtgtatgtctatgtctagatgcataataataactttaaatctagaaaagttaaaatgacattcaatttggaacggaagaagTACTAATCAAAGAGAAAAGGAACTTTGTAAAGGACTAGCAACGGTATGGATAAGCTGTTGAGACTTGACCCCTACTATTGGTGAGATCGACTTGTAGTACTGTTGAGTAAGTACGGTTATTACAAACCTCGGAGTTTATTAGTCCGAAACGTATTATACTCGCAATATGATTAAAAAAAGGTTGTAAGATGGTGAAATAGTACTAAGACACCATTTGACATTCAGGTAGACTCTGGTATGGAGTATCTCGTTTAGTGAAGTTAATCCCAGAATATTTATGGCCAGCTCGTATTTTTCCCTAATGTGAGCTGTATGTACATGGCgacattttgttttattttggaCAAGGAACATTTTTCTTAGTACGGCCCATTTGTCGCTGGGGAAATGGGCCTGAGATGTCTACTGCCCAGCCCATCATGGAAATCATGTGTGTACTGTCACGCTTGTGAGTCACGCGATGCCCTTGGATTATTTCGCGATTATCCTTTCCCTCCTCCCTTGCGTACGCAACGTTCGCTCGTTTCGTTTCGGCTTTTCTGAGGTCTGGCCTGTGGCTGTATGGTGACGACGACATGGCTGCGCAGCCACTACTCCGAGTCTCCCGCGAtcccctagctagctagctagaagTCTCATCGGCTCATCGTCGTCAACGCCCATCGAGATCATCTCTATCCATCTCTAACCGCGTACTACGACGCGATCGGGACGTGCACAGAAGTCACCGCTGACGCCGACGACCTCTTTGGTTGGGACTATCTTTGTAATACTCGTGTGTCGGAGGATCTCTCCACACTCGAATTTTTTTTACCGTTGGATTGGGATTGAATGGCTCTGATGTAATCCAATTtatccttatcttcttcccccGACGGATGACGCCCCCAACCCCGCAACAACGAGCAGCCGTGCAAGTTCGTGGCCCCGCCTATAGATGTCCATGCAGCCCGCGGCCTGTTAGCCCGACAcggagttctttttttttgtctgaacCTAGCCCAACCCGGCACAAAATTCTTCGAGCCCGTGCTGGCCCGGCTCGGTAGCTTGTGGCGGCGTGGGCCTCCACCCCGGCACGACGGGCGGCCCGACCCGGCATGATTTTAGGAGGTCGGCCCGAAATGGCCTGTTAACCACTCAACCTTATCCACACCAATAAACCATCTCACCTACAGTCCGCTCCCTGCCAGGCTCCCTGCCATCCTCCCTTTCTGCTCAAACACGCTGTccgctccccttcctctccaacctccgcctcccctccggcctccggcggccacctccccggccttGTCGCCCCTACCCCCACCGCTCGCCGCCATGCCCTTCTCCTCCACGGCGGCGTGGGGTTGGCCGcggggagcggcagcggcagagtggagagcagccgcggcggcggcgctagtgGCCGGCTCcggggagcggcagcggcggcgagggggccggcggcggcgaggggcccGGCAGTAGCGGCGATGAGGGGGTGACGGTGGCAGCATGCAGGAGGAGACGGTGgctcagctgcagcctgcagtggCGCACAGCACAGGGAGCAGGCCGTGAGGGCCCGTCGTGCCTCACGGTGGCCCAAAGCCGGCCGTGCTTTACGGGCCGCCCGACACGAAAAAGGCCTTGCGAGCCTGTGCTTGGGTTGCCGGTGCAGCCCGTGGGTTGGCACAACATGGCACGACGTGGCCGTCATGACGGgccaggcccggcacgaaaaataaCGTGCCTTGCCGGGCCCGTGCTAGACCGAGCCGGGCGGCCCAAATGGACAACTAtaccccgccgccctcccctaCCCCTACTTCAGGCGTTGCTCCTCtcgcatcttcttcttcaagtCCGGTCGAGCTCCCCCGCTGCCATCGGCTCCCTCCCCGGCTCCAGCGGCACAACACCGCGGCCGACACTAACTCGTCCTACTCCTGTGCCCCCGCCATCTCCACTTCCCACCGGGGGTCTCCCTCCGCCTGGCTTCGACGGCGCCCTCGCAGCCTCCGCTCCCCACCATCTCTCCCGCCTCCAACGCTGGCCGGCGAGCCATCCCTGGACTCCCTCTAGGCCCGCAGACACAAGTAACCCCAAACCCAACCTCTAAAAGCTCTCCGCCGAGCCCTCCATTACCGGTGAAGGAGAAGAAGTCAAAAAATCGAGTGTGAGAGGTGTTCAAAACACTTGAGTATGATTTAGCTTTCCCCTTTGGTTTGCAGCCGTGAGGTTTGACGTCGAGGATGACCGCCCGAGCGTGCAGGCACACTAGTACACTGCACACATCCACGCCGGCGCTGCGCCCGTGCTTTCGATCGATCGGCGCCGTCGGGAACGGTAGCTGCTTGGGCGAAGCGAAACCATGACTGGTTTTCCGGGgacggacgacgacgaggacgggcGCACGTCATGGGAGGGATAAAAGTATGGCGCAAGTTGGCGATAAACTAGGGTGCGGTTGCAGGTGCCGCGCGCGGGCTCCGATCTAGGATACTCCGATCCTCGCCAGGTTCATGCACCGCATCTTTCTGGAGGGCGCTGCGCATCCGCATGCTCCCGCGCATGTATAGCTAGCTGCTAGGACTACATGCATGGGCGATGCCGCGGCGACCGCGACTGGATCCCGGCCGGCCCCCGCAGCCGCGCGCCCCGTCGCTTTCGCAGCGCTGCGCGTATCAGAGGGTCAGACTCGATTCCGTCTCATGAGTGCCGAGTTGCCGACTAGGTAGCAATCTGTCCATCGTTGAATGAGGAAGCCCGCCGGACAGGTCGACGTACACGGTCTGGATTGCGAGATTGTCTTGTTAGCGACGCGCGCCTTCGCGGATACGATGGACGGTCGAGTTCACAAGAGCAGCTGCCGCACGAACAGTGACGTAGTACACACACGAGCCACTGAAACGAGGCTTTTGTACCTGCTGGATATGGAGCATCTAGGCAGCAGGACCACAGACCGGGGGAATCCACACCGAGCGACCGCAACCGCAACCTTCTCCGCCTCTCATCGGGCACCACTGTACCAGCCAGCCTAGCATATCCAGCATGCACGATCCATCGTGGCTTGGGCCGGATGCCACGGAGGACCGTACCGTAGACGGAGGAATTGTCGTTGGAATGGCCTTTCAATTTGGGGGCAGAAGAGAGTGCCGATATGATCGACCTTTATCACAATGCTAGCTAGCTTTAGATCACGTGCACCTCCGGTGGTTGCAGTTGCAGGTGCAGCGTACGTAGGGAGTGTGTAGAGTCGGTAGACGACGCACGATGCCGTTGAACCGGACCTGTCATCAGCCGGCAATGCAAACGCAACCTTTTCGTTTTCGCCTGCCCATCCATCCACGGCGTCGGCGGGGGTGCCGCCTGGCCGGGGCAGGCAAGGCAGGCAGGAATTCCGTTCCCTTCCTTGTTCGGGCAAGGCAGCGAGAGCTGACCAGCCGAGACCCCGAAGAGATGCCCTACTGGCCTTTCCACTTGCAGCAGCACCTACCCTAGCTataggcgggcgggcgggcggtccCCGCGGGCACCCCGCCGCACGCCCCGAGAACCAATCGGCggtcgcggcctccgcctccgcccgctcttTTAAGCCCATCACCACTCccacttgcagttgcaggcatCCAAGTTGCCGTAGTTCTACGCGTAAACGCACGCGCGCGCCACCAGCCAAAAAACCCACGAC
Proteins encoded in this window:
- the LOC117860751 gene encoding leucine-rich repeat receptor-like protein FASCIATED EAR2, with protein sequence MPTAPHHLLATTSFLLLLLASAPSPAAPASTDRAALLAFRAALTPPSRAALSSWRGPLSPSWVGISLHPAAAPAAAPSVAELALRGLNLTGALPAAPLALLRRLRALDLSANALSGELPCSLPRSLVSLDLSRNALSGAVPTCLPSSLPALRALNLSANSLRLPLSPRLSFSARLAALDLSRNAISGAVPPRIVADPDASALLLLDLSHNRFSGEIPAGITAIRSLQGLFLAGNQLSGEIPPGIGNLTYLQVLDLSNNRLSGAVPAGLAGCFQLLYLRLGGNRLSGLLRPELDALDSLKVLDLSNNKISGEIPLPLAGCRSLEVVDLSGNDISGELSSAVEKWLSLRFLSLAGNQLSGQLPDWMFSFPLLQWLDLSGNKFVGFIPDGGFNASAVLNSGGGQGIPSEGVLPPQLFVSASVDTVSWQLDLVYDLQATTGIDLSRNELRGEIPEGLVAMKGLEYLNLSCNYLAGKIPAGLGGMGRLHTLDFSHNGLSGEVPPGIAAMAELEVLNLSYNSLSGPLPTSKFPGALAGNPGICTGEGCSEDARMPEGKMEGSNHRGWLGGWHGENGWVSLGAFCISTMTSFYVSLATLLCSPKARNFVFRPVRVEYLQ